The genomic stretch AGTTTTAAGAGTAAAAGGATAACCGTTGGGGAAATTGTGTCGATGCCTTCAGGACGCGTTTTTAACTTTGCAGATCCTGAGGAACATTATTTTGCAGTAATGGAAAAGAACGAAGCATAAGAAGACTGGCTGTTTTTACTAGAATTTTATCTGAACATCATCATTCATTTGATGGTGTTTTTTTCGTTAAATCCATCACTAAAATGATGATAAAATTTCAGAATAATTGAAAAAGAACTAGAAATGAAGGGAATCATTCATTATAATAAACGAAAAGAAGTATTAACTTCGTAAACGCACGAAAGGAGCAGCTATGAACCAGCTTTCCATTACTCAAATGATTAAACAGCATTATCCTTCCCTATCTACCGGTCAAAAAAAAGTTGCAGAGTGGCTCACCCAAAATCATGAGGAAGGAGCATTGTTGACCGCTTTTCAAATGGGAAGGAAAGTGGGAGTCAGTGAAACGACTGTCATTCGCTTCTCATATGCACTTGGATTTAAAGGATATTCTGAAATGCAGGAATCCGTTCGAACTCATTGGTTAGGAAAAAATAGAACCAAACAACTAGGAAATTCTTCAGATGTACAGGAAGTAACTGAACACACCCTTTTTAACGATATTGTAAAGGAAGAAACGGCTGTCCTACAGCAATTGTTAACCCAAATAGACAAAGACGAGATCTGGAAGGTGATTGATTGTCTCATTAAAGCAAAATCTGTTTACATTGCTGGCTTTGGAAGTTCGTACGGAGCGGCATACTGGCTACATTATAACCTGAAGCAATTAAGGGAGGGGATTAGTCTTTCGAATTCAAGTGGCTTCTCACCTGAAGACCTTTGTGATCTCACTCAAGATTCTATTGTCTTTCTGTTTTCATTCCCACGTTATCGAAGAGAAGCGGTTGAGCTTGCTACGTGGTCACAACAGCAATTGATTCCTGTCATATCCGTTACAAATCGGCAATTATCTCCCATCGGCTCCCTTTCAACACTTACTTTAACAACGGAGGAGAAGATGGAGTCAGGTCACCACTCTATTTCCTCAGTGATTAGTCTTTTGGAAATGATCCTAAAAGGAATACATTTCAAAGACAGTGACCGTATTAGTCTTCGTCAACAAAAGTTAGAACAGCTTTACAGTAAACAAAGCTGGTTTGTTGAATAACACGATAAGGAAAAGGTGGAATGTTTATGAACGGAATGCCTAAACCAAAAGAAAACATCAATGTTACTTCTTATGACACAAAGGATATTTTAACGTTTTTAATCCCATCCTTGATTGGAATTCTATTGTTTATTGTTCCTATTAAGCAGGATGGAGGAATCACCATCCCCGTGGCGTTTTTGGCTGGATTTATCAATGATTCCATCGGTACACTTATCCCGGCCATAACCGTATTTATCATGGGTGCTTCGACAATCGGTTCGTTTATTGCTATAACAATGAATCCATCATTTATAACGAAAAGAACCGGTTTACATACTTTACTTCACGTCAGTCCTTTCTGGTTAATCGCTCGATTACTCGGAACAATGCTTGCCGGAATGACGCTTTTTAAGCTAGGACCTGAAATGATTCACTCTGAAAACACTGGTGGACTTTTAATCTATGATTTAATTCCAATACTATTTTCAACGTTTTTACTAGCGGGTCTATTACTACCACTTCTTTTAAATTTCGGACTACTTGAGTTTTTTGGAGCACTACTTATTAAAATCATGAGACCGCTCTTCACATTACCAGGTCGATCATCGCTTGATTGCCTTGCTTCATGGGTAGGTGACGGGACGATCGGTGTCCTTCTGACAACCAAGCAATATGAAGAAGGATATTACACAAAACGAGAAGCAGCTGTCATTGCGACTACTTTTTCAGTTGTTTCGATTACATTTACGATTGTCATTATTACTTATTTAAATTTAGAACAATATTTTCTCCAATACTACGCAACAATCATTATTGCTGGTCTAGCAGCAGCTCTTATTATGCCACGCATACCGCCATTGTCTCGGAAATCAAACAAAGGGTATGAGCAAACAGAATTGAAGAAAGAAACAGGAATTCCAAAAAACATTTCATCAGCCAAGTGGGGGTTTGAACAAGCTGTTTCAAAAGCTCAAAAGAACAAAGGACCGTTAAGCGTAGTAAAAGAAGGAACGCAAAACGTTTTAGACATGTGGTTAGGCGTTTTACCGATTGTTATGGCGATTGGTACGATCGCGTTAATTACGGCAGAATTCACGCCTTTCTTTACTTATTTAGGAAAGCCCTTTGAGCCTATTCTAACGCTAATGAACGTTCCTGAAGCAA from Bacillus sp. Cs-700 encodes the following:
- a CDS encoding YjiH family protein, whose amino-acid sequence is MNGMPKPKENINVTSYDTKDILTFLIPSLIGILLFIVPIKQDGGITIPVAFLAGFINDSIGTLIPAITVFIMGASTIGSFIAITMNPSFITKRTGLHTLLHVSPFWLIARLLGTMLAGMTLFKLGPEMIHSENTGGLLIYDLIPILFSTFLLAGLLLPLLLNFGLLEFFGALLIKIMRPLFTLPGRSSLDCLASWVGDGTIGVLLTTKQYEEGYYTKREAAVIATTFSVVSITFTIVIITYLNLEQYFLQYYATIIIAGLAAALIMPRIPPLSRKSNKGYEQTELKKETGIPKNISSAKWGFEQAVSKAQKNKGPLSVVKEGTQNVLDMWLGVLPIVMAIGTIALITAEFTPFFTYLGKPFEPILTLMNVPEASEAAQTMVVGFADMFLPAVIGSGIESELTRFIIACVSVTQLIYMSEMGGLLLGSKLPISIFDLIIIFLIRTCITLPIVVGIAHVIF
- a CDS encoding MurR/RpiR family transcriptional regulator, with product MNQLSITQMIKQHYPSLSTGQKKVAEWLTQNHEEGALLTAFQMGRKVGVSETTVIRFSYALGFKGYSEMQESVRTHWLGKNRTKQLGNSSDVQEVTEHTLFNDIVKEETAVLQQLLTQIDKDEIWKVIDCLIKAKSVYIAGFGSSYGAAYWLHYNLKQLREGISLSNSSGFSPEDLCDLTQDSIVFLFSFPRYRREAVELATWSQQQLIPVISVTNRQLSPIGSLSTLTLTTEEKMESGHHSISSVISLLEMILKGIHFKDSDRISLRQQKLEQLYSKQSWFVE